The proteins below are encoded in one region of Pseudophryne corroboree isolate aPseCor3 chromosome 8, aPseCor3.hap2, whole genome shotgun sequence:
- the LOC134949864 gene encoding LOW QUALITY PROTEIN: cholinephosphotransferase 1-like (The sequence of the model RefSeq protein was modified relative to this genomic sequence to represent the inferred CDS: inserted 2 bases in 2 codons) yields MLCALGLFVYQSLDAIDGKQARRTNSSSPLGELFDHGCDSISIVFIAVGTIXVVRLGTIPXWMFYCRFVSMFMFFCAQWQTYVSGTLRFGVIDVTELQLSVTRVFFLSAFCGTTFWDYEIPITGLPLKVLPLIGIMLGTIYSCSNYFRVILSGGVGKNGSTVAGTSVLSPGLHIGLVLILGLRIYISLQVSNNLFYKHLALYTLTFGFVSAKITIKLVLATSIALFIRTLRVFLS; encoded by the exons ATGCTCTGTGCCTTAGGTCTGTTTGTCTACCAGTCACTGGACGCTATTGATGGAAAACAGGCACGAAGGACAAACAGTAGTTCCCCACTTGGAGAACTATTTGACCACGGATGTGACTCTATATCTATAGTGTTTATTGCAGTGGGGACAA GTGTGGTGAGACTTGGAACCATTC GTTGGATGTTCTACTGCCGCTTTGTCAGCATGTTCATGTTCTTCTGTGCTCAGTGGCAGACTTATGTGTCTGGTACACTGAGGTTTGGAGTGATTGACGTAACAGAACTTCAGCTATCTGTAACCAGGGTCTTTTTTCTGTCTGCATTTTGTGGAACAACTTTTTGGGACTATGAGATTCCTATAACTGGACTACCACTTAAAGTCTTACCTCTTATTGGGATCATGTTGGGAACAATTTATTCCTGCAGCAACTATTTTAGAGTAATTCTCAGCGGTGGAGTAGGCAAGAATGGATCTACTGTAGCCGGAACCAGTGTTCTTTCTCCTGGCCTTCATATTGGACTGGTTCTTATACTGGGACTAAGGATTTACATTAGTCTGCAAGTCAGCAACAACTTATTCTACAAACATTTGGCTCTTTATACATTAACATTTGGGTTTGTTAGTGCCAAAATTACTATCAAGCTTGTGTTGGCTACTTCAATAGCCTTATTTATTAGAACATTGAGGGtttttctgagttga